Below is a genomic region from Isosphaeraceae bacterium EP7.
TGAAACGGAATCGGTTCGTCGCGTGCGGCCTGGCACTCGCTTTCATCGCATCCGGCCCGGTCCTCCGAGGCGCCGAGACGCCCCTGGCCGATGCGGCGGAGCGGTCCGATCGGGACGAGGTCCGCAAGCTGATCGCGGGGGGCCAGGCCGCGAGCCAATCTCAGGTCGACGGCATGACGGCCCTGCATTGGGCGGCCTATCACGACGACCTGGAGATGTCGAGGCTCCTAGTTGATGCCGGGGCCGACGTGAAGGCCGCAAATCGGTACGGAGTTACGCCGCTCTCCATGTCCTGCACGAACGGCAACCGCGCTCTGGTCGAGTTGCTGCTCGACGCGGGTGCCGACCCGAACACGAAACTCAGGGGTGATGAGTCTGTCCTGATGACCGCCGCGCGAACGGGGAGGCTCGGCCCCGTGCAGGTCTTGCTCGCGCGTGGTGCCGACGTCAATGCCAGGGAGCATCGAGGCCAGACGGCCCTGTTGTGGGCGGCGGCCGAGGGTCATACGGAAGTCGTCAACGAACTCCTCCGAAAAGGGGCCGATTTCCAGACGCCTCTCCTATCTGGATTCACGCCGCTGTTTATGGCCGTGCGCGAGGGTCGAACGGATGTCGTTCGCGTGCTCCTGATGGCGGGGGCCGACGTCAACGGGCCCATGCAAGTGAAGAAGGCTTCGGGCCGGGCTCCGGCTCGCGGGACGACCCCGCTGATCCTGGCCATCGAGAACGGGCACTTCGAACTGGCGGTCGTGCTGCTCGACACCGGCGCCAACCCGAACGACCAGCGATCCGGCTTCACGGCGCTGCACACGCTGACCTGGGTCCGCAAGCCGAGCCGCGGCGACGACGAGAGCGGTGACCCCGCCCCCACCGGATCCGGGAATCTGGACAGCCTCAAATTTGTCGATTCGCTGGTCGAACGCGGGGCCGACGTCAATGCAAGGCTCGAGCGAGGAGCGTCGGGGCGAGGCGTCCTCAATCGGGCCGGCGCGACACCGTTCCTGCTGGCTGCAATGACCGACGATGTCCCCCTGATGCGCAAGCTGGTCGCGCACGGCGCCGATCCCTGCCTCTCGAACGTCGACCGTTGCACCCCGCTGATGGCCGCCGCCGGCATCGGGACCCTCGCCCCCGGCGAGGAGGCGGGCACCGAGGACGAGGCCATGGCGGCCCTGGAACTCGCGATCGAACTCGGCAACGACGTGAATGCGGTCGACGACAACGGAGAGACCGCAATGCACGGCGCGGCCTACAAGAGCGTCCCGAGAGTCGTGGAATTACTGGCCAAGAAAGGGGCCAAGATCGAACTCTGGAATCGCGAGAACAAGTACGGCTGGACACCGCTTTCCATCGCGGAAGGCAACCGGCCAGGCAACTTCAAGCCGTCTCCCGAGACGATCCAGGCCATTCAACGGGCGATGCAGGCCGAAGGGCCCCCTCGACCTGGAGCCAGGCCGATCGAAGATCGTCGCCCAGCCCCGGCCGTCGAAACGACGAAGAGCAAACCGTAGACCCGACCCATCCATCGCCCAACTTGATCGCTTGACCGGGGTGGCCGGCTCTGCGAAGTTCGTCCCCGATGCCATCGCGTGAGGCGATGTCGGGCCACGAGATCTCGCCACGTCCCCATGCA
It encodes:
- a CDS encoding ankyrin repeat domain-containing protein; amino-acid sequence: MKRNRFVACGLALAFIASGPVLRGAETPLADAAERSDRDEVRKLIAGGQAASQSQVDGMTALHWAAYHDDLEMSRLLVDAGADVKAANRYGVTPLSMSCTNGNRALVELLLDAGADPNTKLRGDESVLMTAARTGRLGPVQVLLARGADVNAREHRGQTALLWAAAEGHTEVVNELLRKGADFQTPLLSGFTPLFMAVREGRTDVVRVLLMAGADVNGPMQVKKASGRAPARGTTPLILAIENGHFELAVVLLDTGANPNDQRSGFTALHTLTWVRKPSRGDDESGDPAPTGSGNLDSLKFVDSLVERGADVNARLERGASGRGVLNRAGATPFLLAAMTDDVPLMRKLVAHGADPCLSNVDRCTPLMAAAGIGTLAPGEEAGTEDEAMAALELAIELGNDVNAVDDNGETAMHGAAYKSVPRVVELLAKKGAKIELWNRENKYGWTPLSIAEGNRPGNFKPSPETIQAIQRAMQAEGPPRPGARPIEDRRPAPAVETTKSKP